Proteins encoded in a region of the Marinococcus sp. PL1-022 genome:
- a CDS encoding Gfo/Idh/MocA family oxidoreductase, which produces MNKVKVGILGAGHIAAVHAALLKQDERAEIVGIADIFEDKAKELAAEAGPDVRTAGSIEELIALGVDTVYVTTPNTMHVSPVLHCLKNNVNVFSEKPMATSEEEARQIRDAARESKAFYNLGMNRRYAYVYKKIKSYMDSGQLDAYSAHFKMNRGELLHPAWTSDPAKTGGFLYETPFHLMDLCRYYFGEVKKVKCEATQAVSDSEPDNFAILLTFESGMIMTFNTFAHSGWSFPFEAIEIYGKYSTASTAELETVKIACGLEGEIDSSDYHLMPVSKKWGYEEEDRLFIEAMVNGTEPPVNAEEAYKSTFLLTSIYESAKTGKEINIADQLNKVLS; this is translated from the coding sequence GTGAATAAAGTTAAGGTTGGAATACTGGGAGCGGGGCACATAGCCGCTGTTCATGCTGCCCTTTTAAAGCAGGACGAGCGTGCTGAAATTGTTGGGATTGCTGACATTTTTGAGGATAAAGCGAAGGAACTGGCCGCAGAAGCAGGCCCGGACGTTCGCACAGCGGGGTCCATCGAAGAGCTGATTGCGCTAGGCGTGGACACTGTCTATGTAACTACGCCAAACACGATGCATGTTAGTCCGGTTCTTCATTGTTTAAAGAATAATGTAAACGTATTCAGCGAAAAGCCGATGGCAACCTCGGAAGAAGAAGCAAGACAGATACGCGATGCCGCACGGGAATCCAAAGCCTTCTACAACCTCGGTATGAACCGCCGCTACGCCTATGTATACAAAAAAATTAAAAGCTACATGGACTCCGGACAGCTTGATGCGTATTCCGCCCATTTCAAAATGAACCGGGGAGAGCTGCTGCATCCTGCCTGGACGTCTGATCCGGCGAAGACCGGAGGCTTTTTATACGAAACGCCTTTTCATTTGATGGATCTCTGCCGCTATTATTTCGGAGAAGTAAAGAAGGTGAAATGCGAAGCAACGCAGGCTGTATCAGACAGCGAACCCGATAACTTTGCGATACTTTTGACCTTTGAATCCGGCATGATTATGACGTTTAATACCTTTGCCCATTCCGGGTGGAGCTTTCCGTTTGAAGCAATTGAAATCTACGGGAAATACAGCACAGCATCGACCGCTGAACTCGAAACGGTGAAAATTGCCTGCGGCCTTGAAGGGGAAATTGATTCGTCGGATTACCACCTCATGCCTGTCAGCAAAAAATGGGGCTATGAAGAGGAGGACCGGCTGTTCATTGAGGCTATGGTCAATGGCACAGAACCGCCGGTAAATGCGGAGGAAGCGTACAAATCCACCTTTCTGCTGACAAGCATTTATGAAAGCGCTAAAACCGGTAAAGAAATAAATATTGCCGATCAGTTAAATAAGGTACTTTCTTAA
- the iolC gene encoding 5-dehydro-2-deoxygluconokinase produces MEFPKNRSRDLAGMGRLTIDMNANEINRPMEETRTFTKYVGGSPANITIGASRLGLSTGFIGKVANDQMGNFIRGYFEENNINTENVKTDDTGAVTGLAFTEIISPEDCSILLYRDNVADLKISPLEISEEYIKNTSAVMFSGTALAASPSREAVFLAAEYAHKHGTKVLFDIDFRPATWKSKEETATYYNLLAEKSHLIIGTRDEFNMMENMESEMDGSDDKTAAKWFNHSAEIVLIKHGAEGSFAYTKDGDYFTGKTFETEVLKTFGAGDAYASSFVYGLMQGWEVDRAMDFGGASAAIVISRHSCSEAMPNAKEVQEFIDESVRKGTIKS; encoded by the coding sequence ATGGAATTTCCAAAAAACCGTTCAAGGGATCTGGCTGGCATGGGCCGGCTGACGATTGACATGAACGCGAATGAAATCAACCGTCCTATGGAAGAAACGCGGACGTTTACGAAATATGTAGGAGGCTCTCCGGCCAATATTACGATCGGAGCATCGAGACTTGGCCTCAGTACCGGCTTTATCGGCAAAGTGGCAAACGATCAGATGGGTAATTTTATCCGGGGATACTTTGAAGAAAACAACATCAATACGGAAAATGTAAAAACAGATGACACGGGCGCGGTCACCGGGCTTGCCTTCACGGAAATTATCAGTCCAGAGGACTGCAGTATACTTCTGTACAGAGACAACGTGGCGGACCTGAAAATCAGTCCGCTCGAAATTTCCGAGGAATACATTAAAAATACATCCGCGGTAATGTTTTCCGGTACAGCGCTTGCCGCAAGCCCTTCCCGCGAAGCGGTCTTTCTGGCGGCAGAATACGCGCACAAGCACGGAACGAAGGTGCTGTTTGATATTGACTTTCGTCCGGCGACGTGGAAATCAAAGGAAGAAACGGCGACGTATTACAACCTGCTGGCTGAAAAAAGCCATCTAATTATTGGAACAAGAGACGAGTTCAATATGATGGAAAACATGGAATCTGAAATGGACGGAAGCGACGATAAGACCGCCGCAAAATGGTTTAACCATTCGGCAGAGATTGTGCTGATAAAACACGGAGCCGAAGGGTCATTTGCCTACACGAAGGACGGGGACTATTTCACCGGGAAAACCTTTGAAACCGAAGTGCTGAAAACATTCGGGGCCGGAGACGCCTACGCCTCCTCCTTTGTTTATGGTCTGATGCAGGGCTGGGAAGTTGACCGGGCGATGGATTTTGGCGGCGCGTCCGCTGCCATTGTCATTTCCAGGCACAGCTGCTCGGAAGCGATGCCAAATGCAAAAGAAGTACAGGAATTCATTGATGAAAGTGTGAGAAAAGGTACCATAAAGTCCTAA
- the iolD gene encoding 3D-(3,5/4)-trihydroxycyclohexane-1,2-dione acylhydrolase (decyclizing), producing the protein MPVLTTAQAIVRFLEQQYIEWDGEEIPFVDGMFTIFGHGNVLGLGQALSEAKRLRVYQGKNEQGMGHAAISYAKQNNRKRIIACTSSVGPGSANMVTAASVATVNNIPLLLFPGDIFASRQPDPVLQQVEQPHDLTLSTNDAFRPVSKFWDRITRPEQLMTSLIQAMRVLTNPAETGAVTVSVPQDVQGEAYDFPESFFQKRVHRVSRKVPDERSVKEAAALIRSKKRPFIICGGGVRYSEAGESLKRMAEAWNVPIAETQAGKSAVESTHEWNVGGLGVTGNLAANTLAPKADVIIAVGTRLADFTTSSKQLFRDENVEFISINVSEFHGVKMDASPLIGDAQAVIEALVNETGDYTSEFKKETEEAKTAWAREKERLYSIRYTEEGFTPEIAGHLDEELQEYRKVLGTDLAQTTALGIVNREIDEDAVAVGAAGSLPGDMQRLWESSQKYRYNMEYGYSCMGYEISGAFGAKLAEPDKEVYAMVGDGSFLMLHSEMITSVQENKKINVMLFDNSGYGCINNLQMGNGMQSIGTEFRHRDEAKDEMCGSVMHIDYAKVAEGYGLKTYRVTTEEGLKEAIADAKKQTVSTLIDVKVLPKTMTGDYESWWNVGVSEVSERESVRESFEDKEKQLQQARKY; encoded by the coding sequence ATGCCCGTATTAACAACAGCACAGGCAATCGTACGTTTTCTGGAGCAGCAGTATATTGAATGGGACGGCGAAGAAATTCCGTTTGTAGATGGAATGTTTACGATCTTCGGTCACGGTAACGTACTCGGCCTCGGCCAGGCTCTTTCTGAAGCAAAGCGTCTCCGGGTGTACCAGGGAAAAAATGAGCAGGGCATGGGACATGCAGCCATATCGTATGCCAAACAGAATAATCGTAAACGCATCATCGCCTGCACGTCCTCTGTCGGACCTGGCTCTGCCAACATGGTGACAGCGGCGAGCGTGGCAACGGTAAACAACATCCCGCTGCTCCTTTTTCCGGGAGACATCTTCGCAAGCCGCCAGCCGGACCCGGTGCTGCAGCAGGTGGAACAGCCTCATGACTTAACGCTTTCCACTAATGACGCGTTCCGTCCGGTAAGTAAGTTCTGGGACCGTATTACAAGACCCGAACAGCTGATGACTTCCTTAATCCAGGCGATGCGTGTACTGACAAATCCGGCGGAAACCGGTGCAGTTACCGTGTCCGTGCCGCAGGACGTCCAGGGGGAAGCCTATGACTTTCCGGAATCGTTTTTCCAGAAACGGGTTCACCGCGTTTCGAGAAAAGTGCCGGATGAGCGTTCAGTGAAGGAAGCAGCAGCTTTGATCCGGAGCAAAAAGCGTCCGTTCATCATTTGCGGCGGAGGCGTCCGCTATTCAGAGGCAGGAGAAAGCCTGAAAAGAATGGCTGAAGCCTGGAACGTGCCGATCGCAGAAACACAGGCCGGAAAAAGCGCGGTGGAAAGCACGCATGAGTGGAATGTCGGAGGTCTTGGTGTAACCGGGAACCTGGCAGCGAACACGCTCGCTCCAAAGGCGGATGTCATTATTGCGGTAGGCACGCGCCTGGCTGACTTTACCACCTCCTCGAAGCAGCTGTTCCGGGATGAAAACGTCGAATTTATTTCGATCAACGTGTCGGAATTTCACGGAGTGAAAATGGACGCCTCGCCGTTAATCGGGGACGCACAGGCCGTGATTGAAGCGCTTGTAAACGAGACCGGGGACTACACGTCCGAGTTTAAAAAAGAGACCGAAGAAGCAAAGACTGCGTGGGCCAGGGAAAAAGAGCGGCTTTATTCCATTCGTTATACGGAGGAAGGATTTACACCGGAAATTGCCGGTCATCTCGACGAGGAGCTGCAGGAATACCGCAAAGTGCTTGGGACAGATCTGGCCCAGACGACAGCGCTCGGTATTGTAAACCGGGAAATCGATGAAGATGCTGTAGCCGTCGGAGCAGCCGGAAGCCTGCCCGGTGACATGCAGCGCCTGTGGGAATCGAGTCAGAAGTACCGGTACAACATGGAGTATGGCTATTCCTGCATGGGCTATGAAATTTCCGGAGCGTTCGGGGCCAAGCTTGCGGAGCCGGACAAGGAAGTATACGCCATGGTCGGGGACGGCAGCTTTTTGATGCTGCACTCGGAAATGATTACAAGCGTGCAGGAAAACAAAAAGATTAACGTGATGCTGTTTGATAATTCCGGTTACGGGTGCATTAACAACCTGCAGATGGGTAATGGCATGCAGAGCATCGGAACCGAATTCCGTCATCGTGATGAAGCAAAGGATGAAATGTGCGGCAGCGTGATGCACATTGACTATGCGAAGGTAGCCGAAGGCTACGGTCTGAAAACGTACCGGGTGACCACGGAGGAGGGATTGAAGGAAGCTATCGCTGATGCGAAAAAGCAGACAGTGTCTACGCTTATTGACGTAAAGGTGCTGCCGAAGACGATGACCGGGGATTATGAATCCTGGTGGAATGTCGGCGTTTCAGAGGTTTCTGAACGCGAAAGCGTACGGGAGTCCTTTGAAGACAAAGAAAAGCAGCTGCAGCAGGCCCGGAAATATTAA
- a CDS encoding CoA-acylating methylmalonate-semialdehyde dehydrogenase, producing the protein MQEQAVTTLKNFIGGEWVASRSATDKVYNPATSEVIAHVPLSSKDEVDEAVKASKAAYRDWSKKPVPQRARILFAYQQLLISHWDELAGIITLENGKNLKEAKGEVQRGIECVEFAAGAPTLMMGDQLPDIATNIESGMYRYPIGVVGGITPFNFPMMVPCWMFPLAIACGNTFVMKPSERTPMLANRLAELFEEAGLPKGVLSVVHGAHDVVNGLLEHDDVPAISFVGSQPVADYVYKNGTAHGKRVQALAGAKNHTLVMEDADLDNAAWQILNAAFGSAGERCMAASVVAVQESVADQLVAKIQAYADDVTIGNGREKDVFLGPVIREGHLEKTKAYIDKGVEEGATLVRDGRQDEVAKEGYFIGPTIFDHVQQTMTIWQDEIFAPVLSIVRVPDLAAGIAWANESRFANGACLFTSSGHSVREFRETIDAGMLGINVGVPAPMAFFPFSGWKDSFYGDLHANGKDGVEFYTRKKVVTARW; encoded by the coding sequence ATGCAGGAACAAGCAGTAACGACCCTGAAAAATTTTATCGGCGGGGAATGGGTAGCATCCCGGTCCGCGACCGACAAGGTATACAACCCGGCGACCAGTGAGGTGATCGCCCATGTGCCGCTCTCCTCGAAGGACGAAGTGGACGAGGCGGTGAAGGCGTCCAAAGCGGCGTACCGCGACTGGTCGAAAAAGCCCGTCCCGCAGCGCGCCCGTATCCTGTTTGCCTACCAGCAGCTGCTCATCAGCCACTGGGACGAGCTCGCCGGGATCATTACGCTTGAAAACGGCAAAAACCTGAAGGAGGCCAAAGGGGAAGTGCAGCGTGGCATCGAGTGCGTGGAATTTGCCGCCGGGGCCCCGACGCTCATGATGGGCGACCAGCTGCCGGACATTGCCACCAACATCGAGTCCGGGATGTACCGCTACCCGATTGGCGTGGTCGGCGGGATCACCCCGTTCAACTTCCCGATGATGGTGCCGTGCTGGATGTTTCCGCTCGCGATTGCCTGCGGCAACACGTTCGTGATGAAGCCGTCCGAGCGGACCCCAATGCTCGCGAACCGGCTCGCGGAGCTGTTTGAGGAAGCGGGGCTTCCGAAGGGCGTATTGTCCGTGGTGCACGGCGCGCACGACGTGGTGAACGGCCTGCTGGAGCACGACGATGTGCCGGCGATTTCCTTTGTCGGCTCCCAGCCGGTCGCGGACTATGTGTATAAAAACGGCACGGCGCACGGCAAGCGCGTCCAGGCCCTCGCCGGGGCAAAAAACCATACCCTCGTGATGGAGGATGCGGATCTTGATAACGCGGCCTGGCAGATTTTAAACGCCGCCTTCGGCTCCGCCGGCGAACGGTGCATGGCCGCCTCCGTCGTCGCCGTGCAGGAAAGCGTCGCCGATCAGCTGGTGGCAAAGATCCAGGCGTATGCCGACGACGTCACTATCGGCAACGGCCGCGAAAAGGACGTGTTCCTCGGGCCGGTAATCCGCGAAGGCCACCTCGAGAAAACGAAGGCCTACATTGACAAAGGCGTGGAAGAAGGCGCGACGCTCGTGCGCGACGGCCGCCAGGACGAGGTCGCCAAAGAGGGCTACTTTATCGGGCCGACGATCTTTGACCACGTGCAGCAGACGATGACGATCTGGCAGGACGAAATCTTCGCGCCGGTGTTATCCATTGTCCGGGTGCCGGACCTCGCGGCCGGCATTGCCTGGGCGAACGAATCGCGGTTTGCGAACGGCGCCTGCCTGTTTACGAGCTCCGGGCACAGCGTCCGCGAATTCCGGGAAACGATTGACGCCGGGATGCTCGGCATCAACGTCGGCGTGCCGGCCCCGATGGCGTTCTTCCCGTTTTCCGGCTGGAAGGATTCCTTCTACGGCGACCTGCATGCGAACGGCAAGGACGGGGTGGAATTCTACACCCGCAAAAAAGTGGTGACTGCCCGCTGGTAA
- the iolG gene encoding inositol 2-dehydrogenase, which translates to MVNIGVIGAGRIGRLHIENLHRLPAAVLRAVADINASALETVEQAFSPKYVTSSAEDILHDPEIDAVFICAATSEHISLIDTAIQNKKHIFCEKPISFDIEESRRVVKAAKEAGLVFQLGFNRRFDPSFQQVRKMRVNGQIGTPEMLQIISRDPSPPPMEYVANSGGLFVDMTIHDFDMARYIMGENIAAISVHGGALTDKRFNDYGDIDTAVISLTFESGAVGVIENSRRAVYGYDQRLELFGSNGAATVPNQPIHQVEWWQEDFIKSEKPVHFFLERYQTAFEREIAMFAESVQSGTPAVCTGDDGIAAQTAALAAARAWKEKKTVYVADVESEMIELS; encoded by the coding sequence ATGGTTAATATAGGTGTTATCGGTGCCGGGCGCATCGGCCGGCTGCATATAGAAAACCTTCATCGTCTTCCTGCCGCTGTTCTCCGGGCGGTCGCAGATATAAACGCCTCTGCTCTTGAAACGGTTGAGCAGGCCTTTTCTCCGAAGTACGTAACATCCAGCGCCGAAGATATTCTTCATGATCCTGAAATTGATGCCGTTTTTATCTGCGCTGCCACCTCAGAGCATATCTCACTCATTGATACGGCCATTCAAAATAAGAAACATATTTTTTGTGAAAAGCCAATCAGCTTTGATATTGAAGAATCTCGCCGGGTCGTTAAGGCGGCCAAGGAAGCAGGCCTTGTTTTTCAGCTCGGCTTCAACCGCCGCTTTGATCCTTCTTTCCAGCAGGTGCGGAAGATGCGCGTAAACGGCCAGATCGGCACCCCCGAGATGCTGCAGATTATCTCCCGCGACCCTTCCCCGCCTCCGATGGAATACGTGGCGAACTCCGGCGGACTGTTCGTGGATATGACTATTCACGACTTTGATATGGCCCGCTACATTATGGGAGAAAATATCGCGGCGATCTCTGTGCACGGCGGCGCGCTGACCGATAAGCGGTTTAATGATTACGGTGATATTGATACGGCCGTTATCTCTTTAACGTTTGAAAGCGGGGCCGTCGGTGTGATTGAAAACAGCCGGCGGGCAGTCTACGGCTATGATCAGCGTCTCGAGCTGTTTGGCTCCAACGGGGCAGCCACGGTACCAAATCAGCCGATTCATCAGGTGGAGTGGTGGCAGGAGGACTTTATTAAATCGGAAAAGCCGGTGCACTTCTTTCTGGAACGCTATCAAACAGCGTTCGAGCGCGAGATTGCGATGTTCGCTGAATCCGTGCAGTCCGGCACCCCGGCTGTCTGCACCGGCGATGACGGCATTGCCGCCCAGACGGCTGCCCTCGCTGCTGCAAGAGCCTGGAAGGAGAAGAAAACTGTGTATGTCGCTGATGTTGAATCCGAAATGATTGAACTCTCTTAG
- the iolB gene encoding 5-deoxy-glucuronate isomerase, giving the protein MPNLVVKPDTTAQKIHDVTPESAGWKYVSFQVYRVQEGESIQADTGDNEACLVLLSGKADIQTSNDSFENLGRRMSVFEKIPPYSVYVPARDRFEVKANTDIELAVCKAPATGKYNARLIGPDDVGTEDRGSGSMSRRVHNILPDSEEAESVLVVEVYTPEGNWSSYPPHKHDTENLPHESYLEETYFHKVDPEEGGFLIHRVYDDPRDLDETMVVNSNDVVMVPKGYHPVAAPAGYQAYYLNVMAGPVRKWKFHNDPDHEWLLK; this is encoded by the coding sequence ATGCCAAATTTAGTTGTGAAACCAGATACCACCGCACAAAAAATCCATGATGTTACCCCGGAGAGCGCCGGCTGGAAGTATGTCAGCTTCCAGGTGTACCGTGTGCAGGAGGGCGAAAGCATTCAGGCCGACACAGGCGATAACGAAGCGTGCCTCGTCCTGTTAAGCGGCAAAGCAGACATTCAGACCAGCAATGACTCCTTTGAAAATCTCGGCAGGCGGATGAGTGTTTTTGAAAAAATACCGCCGTACTCAGTATACGTGCCGGCCAGGGACCGCTTTGAGGTAAAGGCGAATACAGATATTGAACTCGCCGTCTGTAAGGCTCCGGCAACCGGTAAGTATAACGCCCGCCTGATCGGTCCGGATGATGTAGGCACAGAAGACCGCGGCTCAGGCTCCATGTCCCGGAGAGTGCATAATATCCTCCCGGATTCCGAGGAAGCCGAGAGCGTGCTGGTGGTAGAGGTGTATACACCGGAAGGAAACTGGTCGAGCTACCCGCCGCACAAGCACGATACCGAAAATCTTCCGCATGAGTCCTATCTTGAAGAAACGTATTTTCATAAGGTGGACCCGGAAGAAGGCGGGTTTTTGATTCACCGCGTTTACGACGATCCAAGAGACCTTGATGAAACGATGGTCGTAAACAGCAACGATGTCGTGATGGTGCCTAAAGGCTATCACCCGGTGGCGGCTCCTGCAGGCTACCAGGCTTATTATTTGAATGTGATGGCCGGACCGGTGCGCAAATGGAAGTTCCATAATGACCCGGATCACGAGTGGCTGCTGAAATAA
- a CDS encoding alanine--glyoxylate aminotransferase family protein yields the protein MGYQQEIQPPLRTIMTPGPVEADPRVLRAMSTPVVGQFDPAFTSIMNETMELLRRIFQTENEWAFPVDGTSRSGIEAVLASAIHPGDRVLVPIYGRFGYLLTEIAERYGAEIHTLEKEWGTVFSPQEVIEEMDRVQPDIVAMVHGETSTGCIQPLKEIGHACRARGIYIVVDAVATIGGVPVKTDEWCLDAVIGGTQKCFSVPSGMAPLTYNDRLERRFQARKKVERGIATEADKQPEAPMIRSNYFDLSQLQDYWGPRRLNHHTEATSMVYALHEGARLIVNEGLEARFARHRYHEEALMAGLQAMGLSLFVEGETKLPVVTCINVPEGIDADEVRKMLLGQFGIEIASSFGPLHGKIWRIGSMGYSCRKENVLAVLGALESVLLYAGAPVNPGTSQQAALSFYMQEEDTKAAAEV from the coding sequence ATGGGCTATCAACAGGAAATCCAGCCGCCGCTCCGCACGATCATGACCCCGGGACCGGTGGAGGCGGACCCCCGGGTGCTCCGTGCCATGAGTACCCCGGTGGTCGGCCAGTTTGATCCGGCCTTTACGAGTATTATGAATGAAACGATGGAGCTGTTGCGCCGCATCTTTCAAACTGAAAATGAATGGGCCTTTCCGGTGGACGGAACCTCCCGTTCAGGTATTGAAGCAGTCCTTGCGAGTGCGATTCACCCGGGGGACCGGGTGCTCGTGCCTATTTACGGGCGGTTCGGATATTTATTGACCGAGATCGCTGAACGGTACGGCGCAGAGATCCACACGCTTGAAAAGGAATGGGGCACTGTCTTTTCCCCGCAAGAGGTCATAGAGGAAATGGATCGTGTGCAGCCGGATATCGTTGCGATGGTACATGGGGAAACGTCGACTGGCTGCATTCAGCCGCTTAAAGAAATCGGGCACGCCTGCCGGGCGCGCGGAATCTACATTGTAGTGGATGCGGTGGCGACGATCGGCGGAGTGCCGGTCAAAACAGACGAATGGTGTCTCGATGCGGTTATCGGTGGGACACAGAAATGCTTCAGCGTTCCGTCCGGCATGGCTCCACTGACGTACAATGACCGTCTCGAGCGCCGCTTTCAGGCACGTAAAAAAGTGGAGCGGGGGATTGCGACAGAGGCAGACAAACAGCCGGAGGCACCGATGATCCGGAGTAATTACTTCGACCTCAGCCAGCTGCAGGACTACTGGGGCCCGCGTCGTTTGAACCACCACACCGAAGCGACATCGATGGTTTATGCGCTTCATGAAGGCGCGAGACTGATCGTCAACGAAGGGCTTGAAGCCCGTTTCGCCCGGCACCGCTACCACGAGGAAGCACTGATGGCCGGTTTACAGGCAATGGGTCTGTCCCTGTTTGTAGAAGGCGAAACGAAGCTCCCGGTCGTTACCTGCATCAACGTACCGGAGGGCATTGACGCAGATGAAGTCCGAAAAATGCTCCTCGGGCAGTTTGGAATTGAAATTGCCTCGTCCTTTGGACCACTGCACGGGAAAATCTGGCGCATCGGCTCCATGGGCTACAGCTGCCGGAAGGAAAACGTGCTAGCCGTGCTCGGAGCGCTCGAATCAGTGCTTTTATACGCCGGTGCCCCAGTGAATCCAGGCACTTCCCAGCAGGCAGCGCTGTCCTTTTACATGCAGGAAGAAGATACAAAAGCAGCGGCTGAAGTATAG
- the allB gene encoding allantoinase AllB, translated as MYDLLIKNGTVVRPGGTETTTVAVTDGKIAALGVSDETKAQSVVDAAGMLVMPGAVDVHVHFSEPGRDWEGFETGARMLAAGGITTYMDMPLNGIPSTITSENAEEKAALGRKKSVLDFGLWGGLVPGGIEHIPAMAARGIRVFKAFMSPSGNPEFERADDETLFRGMQVIAEHGGLLGLHAESAPVVSTLSRQLEEEGRTQADDYLASRPVEAELEAVQRALVFAKQTGCPLHFVHISSAEAVQVIQRAKAAGQDVTLETCAHYLMFDHEALRTRGAEAKCAPPLREAPVQQELVSRWKQGDIDMVTSDHSPCPEELKEGGLWQAWGGISSGPYTLLSVLELTAEHGLPWEQAAAWTAEKPAERFGLHQKGSLEKGKDADLVLVDLHEETAVSRETMHMRHKHSLFEGHRFPHRIHSVWQRGTEIYNGKTETFTNRKGKWLQE; from the coding sequence ATGTATGATCTGCTGATTAAAAACGGAACCGTCGTCCGCCCCGGCGGCACAGAAACAACCACGGTGGCAGTCACGGACGGAAAAATAGCAGCCCTTGGCGTATCTGATGAAACCAAAGCACAAAGCGTAGTAGACGCTGCTGGCATGCTCGTCATGCCGGGAGCGGTAGACGTTCACGTTCATTTCAGCGAGCCCGGCCGGGACTGGGAGGGCTTTGAAACAGGGGCCCGGATGCTTGCAGCAGGCGGCATCACTACTTATATGGATATGCCGTTAAACGGTATTCCTTCTACGATCACCAGCGAAAATGCAGAAGAAAAAGCGGCGCTCGGCCGGAAGAAATCCGTCCTGGACTTTGGGCTTTGGGGCGGTCTCGTGCCCGGGGGGATAGAGCATATTCCGGCTATGGCAGCACGGGGCATACGCGTATTTAAAGCCTTTATGTCGCCTAGCGGGAATCCGGAGTTTGAACGGGCGGATGATGAAACGCTGTTCCGGGGCATGCAGGTGATTGCTGAACACGGAGGATTGCTCGGTCTTCATGCAGAAAGCGCGCCGGTAGTGAGTACGCTCAGCCGGCAGCTTGAGGAAGAGGGGCGTACGCAAGCGGATGATTATTTAGCCTCCAGGCCGGTGGAAGCAGAGCTCGAAGCAGTGCAGCGCGCCCTCGTTTTTGCAAAGCAGACAGGCTGTCCGCTGCATTTTGTACATATCAGCTCTGCTGAGGCGGTGCAGGTGATACAGCGCGCAAAAGCAGCCGGGCAGGACGTTACGCTCGAAACCTGTGCCCATTATTTAATGTTTGACCACGAAGCACTGCGAACGCGCGGCGCCGAAGCAAAATGCGCGCCTCCGTTACGGGAGGCCCCGGTACAGCAGGAGCTTGTGTCCAGATGGAAGCAGGGCGACATCGATATGGTGACCTCCGATCATTCACCATGTCCGGAGGAGCTGAAAGAAGGCGGACTGTGGCAGGCGTGGGGAGGTATTTCGAGCGGCCCATACACGCTGTTAAGCGTGCTCGAACTCACGGCGGAGCACGGCCTGCCGTGGGAGCAGGCAGCAGCGTGGACTGCAGAGAAGCCGGCGGAGCGCTTTGGGCTTCATCAGAAAGGGAGCCTGGAAAAAGGGAAAGATGCAGACCTTGTGCTGGTCGATCTTCATGAAGAAACGGCAGTGTCACGTGAAACAATGCATATGCGTCACAAGCACAGTCTGTTTGAAGGGCATCGTTTTCCGCACCGGATCCATTCAGTCTGGCAGCGGGGCACAGAAATTTATAACGGAAAAACGGAGACATTTACAAACAGAAAAGGAAAGTGGCTGCAGGAATAA